The Rhododendron vialii isolate Sample 1 chromosome 3a, ASM3025357v1 nucleotide sequence GTTGAACAATAAAAGAGCTTTCTATTTACTTGAAAACTTAACCTATCATGGCGTGAGGATATATGCTCTTAAGTCTTAATAGATCGGTCAGCCATGCCCAATCTTTTCCTTCTACCTCGCCAAAGCTAACTGTGACTGCCAGCATAGCAAATTGAGTTACACCTTCCCCTTTCCCTTCCCCTCTAAGAAGcttggacaaaaaaaaacagaaggatGTTGGAATAATACTTCTCATTTTGTCTTAGTATTCTGATATCTTTTTGTCCTTAATAGGGCCTCCGTTAGTGGGCGGTTAGATTAGACGATTAGTCCCTtggattagtcaaggtgcgcacAAGCTGCCCGGAGAACCTCGAAtgtcaataaacatatgttattTCTGAACTTCCAGTGAGAAATCCAGGTCACAATGAAcaatcgataaaaaaaaaaatgtggtgtTGTCTAGTGAAAATAGAGTAAGTACGAAAACTGCTTTGCCTAGTGAattatgttttctttcttttttttgtgatcgGCTTCGCCAAGTGAATTCTGTTGCCCGTAAATtcgccgccccccccccccccaaaaaaaaaaaaagaaaaagaaaaagaaaaatgccgATCATTGATAAAATAGCAACGCAGAATGCATTTAGTACTAAGCTTACCTTTCCTTTCAACGACGCCAATCGGAAAAGGTTTGCTGGGTGAGATAGTAATCAGGCCTCGAGGTCCAAAAGGCGTAGCCGGATTCTACAATCAGGAAATACCAAACAATAACGCGAaagcagaaaaacaaaaacaatccgTGCAAAATTATTGCGTGTGCGTTAACTGAAAATTGCTAGTACCAGAATCGTGACGATATGCCCAGAAGCTACAGCGACCAAGTTCTCGTCGGACCACGCGACGGCATTGGGATGCGACGGAGAAGCCACGAGCGCGGCGGCCTGAAAACGCGACGCCATTGTCGGAAATTGTTTTAGCGTGACGAAAAGCCGTTGGTACGGTTAAGGCGCGAAGAAAATCGAGAGGGAAAATCGACGTCTTCTGTATTTGTAAGTCGTAGTGGTGAGGAGATGGCGAGATCGAATCCCGGCCGGGGTTTGTACAagcggatgagagagagagagagagagagtgtgtgtgtgttgtacTCGAAACTTgtaagcaagagagagagagagccctagTTCGAGTCTCCTCCTTAGCATGTGCTTTCGTACCCTAGGGTGATTTGTAGGAGTACTCCATTTTGTTCCATATTGTTGGACCCCTACGAAAAGAGATGTGCAATtttaatatcaaaaaataaaatactttcgcGCACcatttttaaaattcctttgcactgtattaaagagctcttgaagtactttaatttggtgtaaaaaaactTAAAGAATGATGTCtggaagtattttatttttcgaacCGAAAATTGCACGATTTTTCTTAGAAGgcaagcaatttgggacggagatGGTTCACAACTTGTATCGAACCTACAGAGATGAATATTTGATGCgacaattaaaattgaataataTTAATGTCAAAACTGTATTTGTTAGAGTTGAAGACCCTGCTGTCTCTTAGGGACGACAAGATGTGTTGTGCCTCGAAGTGACACCATTTTGGACTCAAAAAGGTGAAATGGGATTCCAAAGGTTGATCCTTGTTTGCTAATTGCTACTAGTAGCTAATAAACACCGGAATGAGTTAAAATGctactagtatttttttgctcaaattgAAAACACctaagagcaagtacaccagAGTCTGTAAACTTTCGAAACAAGCCACTTTACCTATTCAAAGGGAGAAAACCATGTTGCACCAGATTAGGTAAAAAGGAAGGCAAAATCCATTTTGCTAGAGTTGTTAGCTTCTTTTACCTAAGCACTATTCATAAGGTACTCTATGTTTTATTGTTTcccccttctttctctctcaactgCTCCTCGTCCTTCCACTTCGTAAACAAATTGGCCGTTGAACGACATGTTGGTTGAGATTCGTTTCCCTTTCCAAACGGCGACGTACCGCTTCAACTTCCCTTGCTTTTTGGTCAAATCGATCTCGTCCTCCTCCAACATTGCCCCAAATGGAAATGTCTACACCGCCGGGTTTGCCATGAACGTTGTCGCGGATTTTGACACCCTCATCGGCGACGTGAAGGTGCGTTTTATGAGATCGCCAAGCTGACAAAGCGAGGTCAAGAAAAGAATGATTTTGTGTAGGGGGAGGCGACATTGATTGAGCAGGGATTTATTGTGGTGGCTGCTGtggcaaatatttttgtgggaagagaaaagaaaaataaaaaatagtattttaatAGATGGATATGTAAAATAAATAGTGTTGGTGTagttatgaaagaaaaaaagttaataGTTAAAGTAAAATTGTAAATTGTAAATTGTTCACAAATCACAAGGTAGTACACCTATCcactggtaaacttgctctaagaaCATGTATCGTAGTCGTTAGCAAAAATTGCTAAAGAATagtaaatattttatattttacctACCCACATCACTTTCAATATTACACCAATACTTTCTATTTTACCTAGTCTCTATTATTATAATGTTagtttttctctctcactctctctccgacattaaccatattttttaatttataaacagtttgaaaaaattaagtgctccaatttttttatccgtttgaatcggtgtgaaaatcttatttttttgattattttatcctaaagcgtggtaattaatttttgtgaatatgactctcataatcaagtatccgCTTTACATAGTCCCaaataaagagcatatactGAATTATGatagccctagagataaaaattaactaccacgctttaggataaaataatcaaaaaaataaaatcttcgcaccgattttaaatggattaaaaatttgagcactaaatttttaaccatattttttaatatataaacaacctaaaaaaatttttgagagggagagagagagatagagagagagagcaagaggagaaggagagagaaacaataatTGTTTAAGACTTTAAGTTATACCTCCGCTACAGTCGTTCGGTAGATCTACCAAAGTACTATTCATCTAGTAATAATCGAAGTCATTCAATTTGTTTAGAAAATTTTACGAATTATGTTCCATTACGGATGTTACAAATTGTTAGATAGCTGGTGGGTTAGGTGTTTTCAATTTGAGCAAAAGAAGGTGCATTTTAACTCTTTGTGGTGTTGTTAAGCTACCTAGCTGGGGTACTAGCAAACGAGGATCAAGCTTTGGAATCCCATTTCCCCTTATTGACCCCAAAACGGTGTCACTTGGAGAAACTTTTTTGTATATCGGGAATATCAAGGGGGTTGGTATCCCCTCTGGTTCGTTTTTAATTTCTCGgtcatttttcgatcacatttggatgatcagttccgtttattttgtagagtttggtgAGAACgacaaacatttcaaaaattgtgttcatcgaACTTTAATAGATACATAATCAACACATGTGAAAATttgccaaaaaacaaaattggtttCCGATTCATTGTGGTTTTGGATCCAGTtttgatttcttcaattttcatgagtgccgatcatgtatctaaAAAAATCCAATGAAAATGATCTTTGGTACGTTTAAGGTTCTtgtcaaactctacaaaatgaatagaGTCAATCATTCAAGTGtaatcgaaaaattagaaatagaCCGTAGGGTAggcctgggtaacaggtcgtgtcgggtcgtgttcgtgtcgtgttagtCGGGTTCGTTgcacaaatcacccaacccatttagaattcgtgtttctcgagtcgtgtcattttcgtgtttcatgtcagaaatgctcaaccctaacccgttaacttcgtgtccggtttgtgtcgtgttatcgtgtctgttgcccaactctatatagaattacagatataccatatattatgtatatacgttcgtgttaatgggtgacacagattagtaaccgtgttaatcgtgtcaatttcgtgtctcgcgtgttcaacccgaaccaaacccatttagaattcgtgttctcaagtcgtgtcattttcgtgtttcgtgtcataaatgttcaaccctaacccgctaactttgtgtccggttcgtgtcgtgttatcgtgtctcgtgtccgttgcccagctctacCGTAAGGGATACCAAATGTCTTGGTATCCCCGGATCGGTGTTTGTTAATGCTAAAGTTTTAATGCGTAAAATACTTGTATCGCACACATCATTTCCCTTACAAAATTTGGGATTTACCCGAATTTCGTAATCCAATAATGCACGTTGGGATGATAGTAGTAAGATGTAAAAACCACCCATTTCTTCAACAGCTAAATACTTGAGTTCTctcacttcaaaaaaaatactagtacttGAGTTCTCGTTGTTCGAtgctttaaatttaaatttttctaaTCGCTTGTTGAGACTAAATTTATTATTCTTTGACATCTATAAAACGCGGTGGGATCTACGTTTGAATATGCGATTTGTAGGTGACTTTGTAGTGTTATAAAAGCAATGCTCACTGACGAGTATGTGGAGTTCCATATTGATCAATCCATTATGTACTcataaaaaaaggtttaaaaaaaatgtaccattttaatgaaaaaaattgttactattattttttggaaacttTCCGGGCTTGTTTGTTTGGAGATTTCAAAACCCCTAAGCGCGATCCCCAATAAtttttatctatctatctttctctactcattactctcaaaaaccaCCTTCAAAATCTAAACCGAACTGGGTCTTCGAATCAATCTAGGCCTTATACGAGGGCTTCATTGTATTAAGTTAAGTCCAATACCGGCCCAAACCAAACCACGGAATATGTTAGCCCACAACCAAAACGGAGCCCATTAGGTCTTGTGCCCTAAGCCGTGCAACATTCCATATATACACTACACTACATATCAAGCCCCTACGCCGCACAAGCAACCGAGAAATAGCAGGCTTCGTCTTTCTTCAccggtactctctctctctcgcgtttTTCGACCATCGATATCTCAAATCGACCTAGTGTTGATCATTCAGTTTCTGTAGGTATTACACAAATCTCTTGTAACGATGTCGGTTAGCGAGCTCGCCTGCACCTACGCCGCCTTGATCCTTCACGACGATGGGATCCCCGTCACTGTAATCTTCATCCCTCCTCATATCTATCTACTGCTGCGTTTCGTACTTtgcggattttttttttctttttccaataagTTGTTTATACTATATGTTTGTACACGTCTATTTTGTGGAATATGGCATACCATGTGACTGCGGCTTTTGTCAAACCCTAAAAGGCTAAAACGAAAGAATTATTATGTAtagataaaattatttttgagggAATACACTCGggctattttgaaattgaatcaaattgGAGGAAAATTAATCTCTAATGAAATCTGATTTATGAATGTAGAATTGGGGGAGACGAAAGCAGTTTTTGGTCCTTCTTGGCAGTTTCTTTAGGAGGTTTAAGGGTAGTTTAGAAATTAATACGTGAGCTAGCCTCAAACTAAGGTTCACATCGTGAACGGTGCTCCCTTTGTTATAGTAATTTATCTCTAGGGGGAACATATGGGGGGatgttctttgtttagaagatATGACCTATTAAGTTTGATGAATTATTGCGAAAGGTTCACATCAAAATGTATAATTGTTGTTGGTAGGCGGAAAAGATTGCTGCCCTTGTTAAAGCAGCGAATGTGAGTGTGGAATCATTCTGGCCTAGCCTCTTTGCAAAGCTGGTTGAGAAGAGGAACATCGAAGACCTCATCCTGAACGTTGGATCTGGTGGAGGTGGTGCAGCTGTTGCCTTTTCTGCTCCTGCTGCTGGCGGCGCTGCTGCGGCAGCTGCCCCAGCCGCAGCTGCGGTTGAGGAGAAGAAGGTAATAAAACATCTCTGTTCTAGTCATTTATTGCCAAGGTTATGAAAGATAGAACTTTTGTGTGATTGATTGGGAGGTTTGcgttttgatgtttttgcaGGAAGAACCAAAGGAAGAGAGCGATGAAGACATGGGATTCTCTTTGTTCGATTAGGTCGCTTTGTCTGGGTCTTCGGCAACATTGGGGCTCAACTTTATTCTTAGtgcttattttgaaattttgttttttttttccatagcGTATAATTGCTGTGTTTTTCACTGTTGACCTTTAAGATGGATCTATCTGGTAGAAATTTCATATTAAAACTAGATTTGTCTGTCTGAAGTTTTCTATGTCAAGCTTGTTGTTTGTGGTAATTCTTGAGT carries:
- the LOC131319870 gene encoding large ribosomal subunit protein P1-like, whose translation is MSVSELACTYAALILHDDGIPVTAEKIAALVKAANVSVESFWPSLFAKLVEKRNIEDLILNVGSGGGGAAVAFSAPAAGGAAAAAAPAAAAVEEKKEEPKEESDEDMGFSLFD